From one Streptococcus oralis genomic stretch:
- the gatD gene encoding lipid II isoglutaminyl synthase subunit GatD, with amino-acid sequence MVYTSLSSKAGNYPYQLNIAHLYGNLMNTYGDNGNILMLKYVAEKLGAHVTVDIVSLHDDFDENHYDIAFFGGGQDFEQSIIAGDLPAKKESIDNYIQNDGVVLAICGGFQLLGQYYVEASGKRIEGLGVMGHYTLNQTNNRFIGDIKIHNEDFNETYYGFENHQGRTFLSDDQKPLGQVVYGNGNNEEKVGEGVHYKNVFGSYFHGPILSRNANLAYRLVTTALKKKYGQDIQLPAYEDILSQEIAEEYSDVKSKADFS; translated from the coding sequence ATGGTTTATACTTCACTTTCCTCAAAAGCTGGCAACTACCCTTATCAGCTCAACATCGCCCACCTCTATGGAAACCTCATGAATACCTACGGGGACAATGGAAACATCCTCATGCTCAAGTATGTGGCTGAAAAACTGGGGGCACATGTGACGGTTGACATCGTTTCTCTCCATGATGACTTTGACGAAAATCACTACGATATCGCCTTTTTCGGTGGCGGCCAAGACTTTGAACAAAGCATCATCGCAGGCGATCTTCCTGCTAAAAAAGAAAGCATTGACAACTACATCCAAAACGACGGAGTGGTTCTAGCCATCTGTGGTGGTTTCCAACTATTGGGGCAATATTATGTTGAGGCTTCAGGGAAACGCATCGAAGGTCTAGGGGTCATGGGCCACTATACCCTCAACCAGACCAATAATCGCTTTATCGGTGACATCAAAATTCACAATGAAGATTTCAATGAAACCTACTATGGATTTGAAAATCACCAGGGCCGTACCTTCCTCTCGGATGACCAAAAACCACTGGGACAGGTGGTCTATGGAAATGGAAACAACGAAGAAAAGGTCGGCGAAGGGGTTCATTATAAGAATGTCTTTGGTTCCTACTTCCACGGACCTATCCTCTCTCGTAATGCCAATCTAGCTTATCGCCTGGTCACTACTGCCCTTAAGAAGAAATACGGTCAGGATATCCAACTCCCTGCCTATGAAGACATTCTCAGTCAAGAAATCGCTGAAGAATACAGCGACGTCAAAAGCAAGGCTGACTTTTCTTAA
- the murT gene encoding lipid II isoglutaminyl synthase subunit MurT gives MKLKTTLGLLAGRSSHFVLSRLGRGSTLPGKLALQFDKDILQNLAKNYEIVVVTGTNGKTLTTALTVGILKEVYGQVLTNPSGANMITGITTTFLTAKSSKTGKNIAVLEIDEASLSRICDYIQPSLFVITNIFRDQMDRYGEIYTTYNMILDAIRKVPTATVLLNGDSPLFYKPAIPNPVEYFGFDLEKGPAQLAHYNTEGILCPDCQGILKYEHNTYANLGAYICENCGCKRPDLDYRLTDLVELTNNRSRFVIDGQEYGIQIGGLYNIYNALAAVAIARFLGADSQLIKQGFDKSRAVFGRQETFHIGDKECTLVLIKNPVGATQAIEMIKLAPYPFSLSVLLNANYADGIDTSWIWDADFEQITDMDIPEINAGGVRHSEIARRLRVTGYPAEKITETSNLEQVLKTIENQDCKHAYILATYTAMLEFRELLASRQIIRKEMN, from the coding sequence ATGAAATTAAAAACTACTTTGGGCCTCCTAGCTGGGCGTTCTTCTCACTTCGTTTTAAGCCGTCTTGGCCGCGGAAGTACGCTCCCAGGAAAACTCGCCCTTCAATTTGATAAAGATATTTTACAAAATCTAGCTAAGAACTACGAGATTGTCGTGGTCACTGGAACCAACGGGAAAACCCTGACAACTGCTCTCACTGTCGGCATTTTAAAAGAAGTTTATGGTCAGGTTCTGACCAATCCTAGTGGCGCCAATATGATCACAGGGATAACGACAACCTTCTTGACGGCCAAATCCTCTAAAACTGGGAAAAACATTGCCGTCCTCGAAATCGACGAAGCCAGTCTTTCTCGTATCTGTGACTATATCCAGCCTAGCCTTTTTGTCATCACTAACATTTTCCGTGACCAGATGGACCGCTACGGTGAGATTTACACAACTTATAACATGATTTTGGATGCCATCCGTAAGGTGCCTACGGCTACTGTTCTCCTCAATGGTGACAGTCCGCTTTTCTACAAGCCAGCTATTCCAAATCCTGTAGAGTATTTTGGTTTTGACTTGGAAAAAGGGCCAGCCCAACTGGCTCACTACAATACCGAAGGAATCCTCTGCCCTGACTGTCAAGGCATCCTCAAATATGAGCACAATACCTATGCCAACTTGGGTGCCTATATCTGTGAAAATTGTGGTTGCAAACGACCTGACTTGGACTACCGTCTGACAGACTTGGTTGAGTTGACCAACAATCGCTCTCGTTTTGTCATTGACGGACAAGAATACGGAATCCAAATCGGTGGACTTTACAACATCTACAATGCCCTTGCTGCGGTCGCTATTGCCCGTTTCCTCGGGGCTGATTCACAACTCATCAAGCAAGGATTTGATAAGAGCCGTGCTGTCTTTGGACGCCAGGAAACCTTCCATATCGGCGACAAGGAATGTACTCTCGTCTTGATTAAGAATCCAGTCGGTGCAACTCAGGCTATCGAGATGATCAAACTAGCTCCTTATCCATTTAGCCTATCTGTCCTTCTCAACGCCAACTATGCTGATGGGATTGATACTAGCTGGATTTGGGATGCTGACTTTGAACAAATCACTGACATGGACATTCCAGAAATAAACGCTGGCGGTGTTCGTCATTCTGAAATCGCACGTCGTCTACGAGTGACAGGCTATCCAGCTGAGAAAATCACTGAAACAAGCAATCTAGAGCAAGTTCTCAAGACCATTGAGAACCAAGACTGCAAGCATGCCTATATCCTGGCTACCTATACTGCTATGCTGGAATTCCGTGAACTGCTGGCTAGTCGTCAGATTATTAGAAAGGAGATGAACTGA